The following proteins are encoded in a genomic region of Lachnospiraceae bacterium KM106-2:
- a CDS encoding N-acetylmuramoyl-L-alanine amidase, with product MKQLKHSKIYLLFFLLQLFVLVGFNKQKQLPIFGSNWNTLQTTKATSPMKKANLEPFVYREMPPIDYKFEGKVIVINPGHQKNPDNELEAIAPGSNRKKAKVSIGTRGRISQVPEYAINLLVAKKLKALLVKQGYRVILTRESNEVDISNKERTLLANQNHADLLLHIHCNGSNNEKLTGSLAMCPTADSPYCSKIYEPSKKLCELILAQLDQTLQVKNNGVLETDFMTGINYSKVPVCFLELGYLTNQKEEQKLIDSSYQDELANGIAKGIKSYFIYRTYGK from the coding sequence ATGAAACAACTGAAGCATTCTAAAATCTATTTATTGTTTTTTCTTCTTCAGTTATTTGTACTTGTAGGATTTAATAAGCAGAAACAGCTTCCTATCTTTGGGAGTAACTGGAATACGCTGCAGACAACTAAGGCTACCTCACCAATGAAAAAAGCAAACCTAGAACCGTTTGTGTATCGGGAAATGCCTCCAATCGATTATAAATTCGAAGGGAAGGTAATTGTGATCAATCCCGGTCATCAAAAGAATCCAGATAATGAATTAGAGGCTATTGCACCAGGATCTAATCGAAAAAAGGCGAAAGTTTCAATTGGTACCAGAGGCAGAATCAGTCAAGTCCCAGAATATGCAATCAATTTATTAGTAGCTAAAAAATTGAAAGCACTCTTGGTAAAACAGGGATATCGGGTGATCCTTACAAGGGAGTCGAATGAAGTAGATATTAGTAATAAAGAGCGAACACTTCTTGCAAATCAGAACCATGCAGATCTATTACTTCATATACATTGCAATGGGTCGAATAATGAGAAACTAACGGGATCCTTAGCAATGTGCCCCACAGCAGATAGTCCATACTGCAGTAAGATATATGAGCCATCCAAGAAATTATGCGAATTAATCTTAGCTCAATTAGATCAAACTCTACAAGTTAAAAATAATGGAGTACTTGAGACTGATTTTATGACAGGAATTAATTATTCGAAAGTTCCCGTCTGTTTTCTGGAACTTGGTTATCTAACTAATCAGAAAGAGGAACAGAAGTTGATCGATTCAAGTTATCAGGACGAGTTAGCGAATGGAATTGCAAAAGGAATCAAAAGTTATTTTATCTATCGGACGTATGGGAAGTAG
- a CDS encoding tRNA(Cytosine32)-2-thiocytidine synthetase, with protein MKLQQLLSYTRKAIDDYHMIEEGDRIAVGISGGKDSLTLLYALAGLRRFYPKHFEIEAITVHMGFSEMDLSNIEKLCHELDVPYHIVNTEIYQIVFEERKEENPCSLCSKMRKGAFNSKAIELGCNKLAYAHHSDDLIESMLMSFIYEGRLNTFSPVTYLDRTNLTMIRPLMYVKEADIKGFRNLYQLPVVKSPCPADGHTKREYAKNLVKQINTENNGAKARMFRAIINGNLPGWPEQS; from the coding sequence ATGAAATTACAACAGTTATTAAGTTACACAAGAAAAGCAATCGATGATTACCACATGATCGAAGAGGGTGATCGCATTGCAGTTGGAATCTCAGGAGGGAAAGACAGCTTAACGCTTCTTTATGCTCTTGCCGGTTTAAGACGATTCTACCCGAAGCATTTTGAAATTGAGGCCATTACCGTACATATGGGTTTTTCGGAAATGGATTTATCAAACATAGAAAAATTATGTCATGAATTAGATGTCCCATACCATATCGTGAATACGGAAATTTATCAAATTGTATTTGAAGAACGTAAGGAAGAGAATCCGTGTTCTCTCTGCTCGAAAATGAGAAAAGGTGCTTTCAATAGTAAAGCCATTGAACTTGGCTGCAATAAGCTCGCTTATGCCCATCATAGCGATGATCTGATCGAGAGCATGTTAATGTCTTTCATTTATGAAGGAAGGCTCAACACATTCTCGCCGGTAACCTATTTAGATCGAACCAATCTCACGATGATACGACCATTAATGTATGTGAAAGAAGCTGATATTAAAGGCTTTCGAAATCTCTATCAACTTCCTGTTGTGAAGAGTCCCTGCCCTGCAGATGGACATACGAAGCGAGAATATGCAAAAAATCTCGTTAAACAGATCAATACAGAGAATAATGGAGCAAAAGCAAGAATGTTCCGTGCTATTATTAATGGTAATCTTCCTGGATGGCCAGAACAGAGTTAG
- a CDS encoding tyrosine recombinase XerC: MKETSYQDQINKENAVKLRELLADLPRFAQLYFRGIEQTTSSRTRIAYAYDLKIFFYFLKENNKSLSGMEVRDLKVEILDSVKAVDIEEYLDYLKFYIKDNREYINDENGIKRKLITLRSFYNYFFKKELILTNPTQLVDIPKLHEKEIIRLDVNEVAKLLDEVESGEKLTARQQKYHAITKSRDLAILTLLLGTGIRVSECVGLDLDDVDFENGGIKIIRKGGNEVIVYFGDEVQEALLDYLDERRRIVPCEGHTNALFLSMQKKRMSVRSIELLVKKYSGLVTRLKHITPHKLRSTYGTNLYQETGDIYLVADVLGHKDVNTTRKHYAAIEDSRRRSAANVVKLREKL, translated from the coding sequence ATGAAAGAAACTTCCTATCAGGATCAAATAAATAAAGAAAATGCAGTCAAGCTTAGAGAGTTATTAGCGGATCTACCAAGGTTTGCGCAGCTGTATTTTCGAGGAATTGAACAAACTACTTCCTCCCGAACAAGGATCGCCTATGCCTACGATTTAAAGATCTTTTTTTACTTCTTAAAGGAGAACAACAAATCCTTATCCGGCATGGAGGTACGCGACCTTAAAGTCGAGATCTTAGATTCCGTCAAAGCGGTCGATATTGAAGAATACTTAGATTATTTAAAATTTTATATTAAAGACAATCGGGAATATATCAACGATGAAAACGGGATCAAACGAAAGCTGATCACCTTACGAAGCTTTTACAACTACTTCTTTAAGAAGGAATTGATCCTTACGAATCCGACTCAGCTTGTCGATATACCAAAGCTTCACGAGAAAGAGATCATCCGTTTAGATGTCAATGAGGTAGCGAAATTATTAGACGAAGTGGAATCCGGTGAAAAGTTAACGGCAAGACAGCAGAAATACCATGCCATAACGAAGTCTAGAGATCTTGCCATCTTAACGCTTCTGCTTGGTACCGGTATCCGTGTATCCGAATGTGTCGGCTTAGATCTTGACGATGTGGATTTTGAAAATGGAGGCATTAAGATCATTCGAAAAGGTGGAAATGAAGTCATCGTTTATTTTGGTGATGAAGTTCAAGAAGCATTACTTGATTATCTCGATGAGCGAAGAAGGATCGTCCCATGTGAAGGGCATACCAATGCGCTCTTCCTTTCCATGCAGAAGAAACGTATGAGTGTCCGTTCCATCGAGCTTCTCGTAAAGAAATACTCTGGGTTAGTAACCAGATTAAAACACATTACTCCTCATAAACTAAGAAGTACGTATGGTACCAACCTTTATCAAGAAACCGGAGACATCTATCTGGTTGCCGATGTACTTGGACATAAGGATGTTAATACGACAAGAAAGCATTATGCAGCGATTGAAGACTCTAGACGTCGTAGTGCGGCAAATGTGGTGAAGTTGAGAGAGAAATTATAG